The Cupriavidus necator N-1 DNA window AGGACGACCAGGTCAAGGCGCGCGGCCTGCGCGTGGACCTGCCCCACCCCAGCGCCGGCGAGGTCAAGCTGGTGGGCAGCCCGATCAAGATGAGCGCCACGCCGCCGCAGGCGCTGCGCCACCCGCCGCTTCTGGGCGAGCACACCGACACGGTGCTGGCCGACACGCTGGGCTACAGCCCTGAGCAGATCGAAGCACTGCGTGCAAAGGGTGTGCTGTAAGATTCTCCTCCTGCCGGCGGCCGGCCCTGGTGTCCTGGCCTGCCGCCGGTGCCTTCCCGAAGCAGTTCAGTCCCCACTGAAGCAAAGGCAAAGGAGAATCCATGCTGACCGACGCCATACTGGCTTTCCTGCATTTCCTTGCGATCTTCGTCCTGATCACCCTGATGGCTGCCGAGGCGGTGGTGTTGCGCCCGGAAATCACGCCGGCCGCGGTGCGGCGCCTGTCGCTGTACGACCTGTTCTATTTCCTGTCGGCGATGGTGGTGCTGGGCACCGGCCTGCTGCGCCTGTTCTACGGCGCCAAGGGCGTTGACTTCTACCTGCACAACCCGTGGTTCCACGCCAAGGTGGGTGTGTTCGTGCTGATCGCGCTGTGCTCGCTGCCGCCGACCTTTGCCATCGCGCGCTGGCGCAAGCAGGCGCGCCGGCTGCCGGATTACGTGCCGCCGCCGTCCGAGCTGAAGGCCGCCCGCCGCTGGGTGATGATCGAAGCCCACCTGCTGATCCTGCTGCCGCTGTGCGCGGTCATGATGGCGCGGGGCATCGGCGCCAGATAAATATTCCAATCCCCCTGAAGTCCGAGACATGCTGAAGAAACTGCTTGCCGCCGCGCTGACCGCGGCCCTGCTGCCCGCCGCCGCCGTGGCAGCCACCAATGCCTACCCGACCAAGCCCGTCCGCTTCGTGGTGCCCTACCCCGCCGGCGGCCCGCTGGACACCGTCGCGCGCGCCATCGGCGAGAAGCTGCGCGACAGCCTGGGCCAGCCGGTGGTGGTCGAGAACAAGCCCGGCGCGGGCGGCAACCTGGGCGCGGACTACGTCGCCAAGCAGCCGGCCGACGGCTACACCATCGTCATGGGCGCGGTGGCCACGCACGCCATCAACCCGACGCTGTTCAGCAAGATGCCGTACGACCCCGTCAAGGACTTCGCGCCGATCACGCTGGTGGCCGACGTGCCTAACGTGCTGGTGATGCACCCGGGCAAGGCCGCCGAGCTGCACATCAACAACCTGCGCGACCTGGTCGCGTACGCGCGCAAGAACCCGGGCAAGCTGGACTACGCCTCGGGCGGCAACGGCAGCGCCGGCCACCTGTCGGGCGAGCTGTTCAAGAGCATGGCGAAGATCAGCATGGTCCATATCCCGTACAACGGCGCGTCGCCGGCGCAGCTGTCGGTGCTGTCGGGCCAGACCGACCTGATCTTCGACAACCTGGCTTCGGCCTCGGCCAATATCAAGGCGGGCAAGCTGAAGGCCTTTGCGGTCACCACTGCCAGCCGCGCCGCGGCCTTCCCGGAACTGCCGACCATTGCGGAAGCCGGCAAGGGGCTGGGCCTGGAAGGCTTCGACATCTCGACGTGGTTCGGCGTGTTCGCGCCGGCCAACACCCCGCGCGAGATCGTCGAGCGGCTTAACCATGAGATCGTGGCAATCCTGAAGACCGACGAGATGAAGGCACGCCTGGCCCGCATCGGCGCACAGCCGGCACCGACCACACCCGAGCAGTTCGCGGCGCTGATCCAGCGCGAACTGAAGAAATACGCGCAGATCGTGAAGGTGTCCGGGGCGAAGGTGGATTAGCGAAAAAGGCGGCCATGGCCGCCTTTCTTGTTCCTACTCCGCTTCGGCGCCCTCGCCACTGCGCGCGCCGCCATCCTTTTTCCGCCGCGGCCATAGCCGCCCGCCCGAATCCCCCTCCAGCCGCGGCAGCAACAGCCCCACCTGCAGGATTTGCGCGCCCTCCATGCGCGTCACCGTCAGCGGCAGGCCGGCGATCTCGACGCTGTCGCCCTCCACCGGCGGCGAGGTGAACGCTCGTAGCATGGCAGCCTCCAGCGTCAGCGGCGCTTCTTGCGGCGTCAGCGCGCGCGTGCCGTACAGCACCGCCACATCGCGCAGCAGCGCATCGCCCGACAACAGGAAATCATGCGAGGCCTGCTCCCAGGTGGGCGCGCGGCCCAGCGCCTGGAACAGCGCCGACAGCATCGGCAGGGTCGTCACCGGCGCCAGCACCGAGACGCTGTCGCCGGCGCGCAGCACGGTCTGGTCCAGCGCCGCCAGCGCATCGTCGCGCGCCACCGTCAGCAGCCGGCAGCGCGGCGGCAGCTCCAGCTGGTCGGCGCGCACGTTCTCCACCGGCGCATTGGGCCCCACCTCGAACTGCATCACCTCCAGGATCGGCGCGCGCGTGCCGCGCAGGCGCGAACGCGCCAGCGGCTCGGGGTAGCCGGGGCGCCGCACCCGCGCCAGGCGCGCGGCCACCGACACCGTGGTGCCCTGGAACAGCAGGCTGGCCAGCACCACGGCAAAGGCGATGCGGAACAGCAGCCCCGCTTGCGGCACCTCGCGCAGCAGCGGAAACAGCGCCAGTACGATCGGCACCGCGCCGCGCAGGCCCATCCAGGCGATAAAGCCGGTCTCGCGCGCATTGAAGCGGAACGGCAGCAGCGCCAGCCACACCGCCACCGGCCGCGCCACCAGCATCAGGAAGGCCGCCACGGCCACGGCCGGGCCGGCCACCTCCCAGATCCGGTGCGGCGCCACCAGCAGGCCGAGCAGCAGGAACATGGCCGACTGCGCCAGCCAGGCCATGCCGTCCATGGCGCGCATGGTGTCCGACGTCACCGCGCGCTCTCGGTTGCCGATCAGCATGCCGGTCAAGTACACCGCCAGGAAACCGCTGCCGCCGGCGCTCTGCACGAGCGCGAACACCATCGCGCCGCCCGAGCACAGCAGGATCGCCTGCAGCCCTTCGGCCACGCGGATGCGCTCCAGCACGCGGGCCAGGCAATAGCCGAGCGCCAGGCCGAGCAGCCCGCCCACGCCGAACTGCACCAGCAGCCGCGTGACCAGGCCCAGCGGCGTCAGACCGTCAGGCGCGGTCAGCCATTCGATCAGTGTCAGGGTCAGGAAGATCGCCATCGGGTCGTTGATGCCCGACTCGATCTCGAGCACGCTCGCCACCCGGTCCTTCAGCCGGATGCCGCTGCTATTGAGCATCGAGAACACCGCGGCCGCGTCGGTCGAGCCGACGATGGCACCAAGCAGCAGCCCGAGCCGCCAGTCGATGCCCAGCAGCCACGCGGCGAACACGCCGACCAGCGCTGCCGTCACCAGCACCCCCACGGTCGCCAGCGACAGCGAAGGCTTCAGCGCCACCCTGAAGGTGGCAAAGCGCGTGCGCAGCCCGCCATCGAGCAGGATCACCGCCAGCGCCAGGTTGCCGACCAGGAAGCTGAGCCAGGTGTCGGAGAAGCGGATGCCGCCCGGGCCGTCCACGCCGGCCAGCATGCCCACGGCCAGGAAGACCAGCAGGAACGGCACGCCCAGGCGTGCCGAAAAGGCGCCCAGCACGATGCCCAGCGACATCACGACGGCGCCGATCAGGATGACGTGGTCGATGCTCTCCAAACCGCTCCTTGCGTTGCATTGTGGTCCCGTTGCGGAACCTTTCAGACCTTTCAGCCAGTCTTCGGCCGTGCGGCGGAAGAACGCCCCGGATGATAGCGCAGCGGCCCCCCGCCACAGCCGGGCGCTTTGCCCGCCAGGCCGCCTCCAGCCTGGCTCGGCAGTGCTTTTAAGCGCTAATTCACTAGGGGATACCCTCAGCATGACCCTGTTTGCAGACATCTGAAAGGTAGCTGAAAGGTCGTCCCCTTAACTTCCACCCTGCCCGCGGGAGGGCCCCGCCCACGGCCTGCATTCATGCAGTGCAGCAAGGGACCCGCCACAGTTTTCATGTGTCTTATCGAGGAGATTCACTTTGCGCATACGTAGCCAAAAGGACTTCGCCTCCGGCCTGCTGTTTATTCTGGTCGGATTCGGCTTTTCCTGGGTCGCACGCGGCTATTCCATGGGAACCGCCGCAAAAATGGGACCGGGATACTTCCCGTTCTGGCTTGGCATTGTGCTCGCCCTGCTGGGCGCGCTGGTGCTGTGGGGTTCGCTGTCTTCCAAGATGGAAGAAGACAACCTCGCCCGCTGGGACATCAAGACGCTGCTGTGGATCCTCGGTTCGGTGGTGCTGTTCGGCCTGCTGCTCAAGCCGCTGGGCATGGTGCTGTCGGTGCTGGTGCTGGTGCTGGTGTCGTCGATGGCCAGCCACGAGTTCAGCTGGAAGGGCGCCATCCTCAACTCGATCATCCTGGTGCTGATCAGCCTGGGCGCGTTCGTGTACGGCATCAACCTGCAGATGCCGGTGTGGCCGGCTTTCCTGGCAAGCTAAGGAGGCCGCCAACATGGAACTACTCGCCAACCTGGGTCTGGGCTTTTCCACCGCCCTGACCTTCCAGAACCTCGCGTACGCCTTCCTGGGCTGCGTGCTGGGTACCCTGATCGGCGTGCTGCCGGGCCTGGGGCCGCTGGCCACCATCGCCATGCTGCTGCCAGTGACCTACACGCTGCCGCCGGTGGCCGCGCTGATCATGCTGGCCGGTATCTACTACGGCGCCCAGTACGGCGGCTCGACCACCGCCATCCTGGTGAACCTGCCTGGTGAATCGTCCTCGGTGGTGACAACCATCGATGGTTACCAGATGGCAAGACGAGGGCGAGCGGGGGTGGCGCTAGCGACAGCGGGCCTAGGCTCGTTCTTCGCCGGCTGCGTGGCCACCCTGATCCTCGCCGCCTTTGCCGCGCCGCTGTCGGAACTGGCCTTCAAGTTCGGCCCCGCCGAATACTTCTCGCTGATGGTGCTGGGCCTGATCGGCGCCGTGGTGCTGGCTTCGGGTTCGCTGGTCAAGGCCATCGCCATGATCGTGCTGGGCCTGCTGCTGGGCCTGGTCGGTACCGACGTGAACTCGGGCGCCGCGCGCTTCTCGTTCGACGTGCCTGAACTGACCGACGGCCTGAACTTCGTCTCGGTGGCAATGGGTGTGTTCGGCTTCGCGGAAATCATCGCGAACCTGGAGCAGAAGGAACATCGCGAAACCTTCACCGACCACATCACCAACCTGTTCCCGACCAAGGAAGATTTCAAGCGCATGATCCCGGCCGTGCTGCGCGGCACGATACTGGGTTCGGCACTGGGTATCCTGCCCGGCGGCGGTGCGGCGCTCGCTTCGTTTGCAGCCTACTCGCTGGAAAAGAAGACCTCGAAGTACTCGCATGAATTCGGCAAGGGTGCGATTGAAGGCGTGGCGGGTCCGGAATCGGCCAACAACGCCGCGGCACAGACTTCGTTCATCCCGCTGCTGACGCTGGGCATTCCGCCCAATGCCGTGATGGCGCTGATGGTCGGTGCGATGACCATCCACAACATCCAGCCCGGTCCGCAGGTGATGACCAGCAACCCGGCGCTGTTCTGGGGCCTGATCGCTTCGATGTGGATCGGCAACTTCATGCTGATCGTGCTGAACCTGCCGCTGATCGGCATCTGGGTAAAGCTGCTGAAGGTACCTTACCGCTACCTGTACCCGGCCATCCTGACGTTCTGCTGCATCGGCGTGTACTCGGTCCAGAACACCACCTTCGACGTGTTCCAGACCGCGGCCTTCGGCGTGATCGGCTACCTGTTCATCAAGCTCAAGTGCGAACCCGCGCCGCTGCTGCTCGGCTTCGTGCTGGGGCCGATGATGGAAGAGAACTTCCGCCGTTCGCTGCTGCTGTCGCGCGGTGACTTCAGCGTGTTCGTGACCCGTCCGCTGTCGCTGGGTCTGCTGATCGCGGCTGCGGTGCTGGTGCTGGTCGTGGCAATGCCGTCGATCAAGTCCAAGCGCGAGGAAGCGTTCCAGGAAGAATAAGCAGGGAATATCGTCGGCCCCAGGGCTGGCGGCACAACACACTAAGGGCACCGCAAGGTGCCCTTTTTTTGTGCTTGCCGACTACGTTATGGCTGGTTCCGCCCCACCGCCACCCGCGCCCCGACAACCTATATTGATAGGACTCGGACAACGGTCGCGCTGCGCGCGTCGGAGGTTGAAATCATGACCATGTCTACCACGCTGGCGAGATGCCTGAGCAAGAAGCAGAGCCAGTTCGACACCGTTCGGCACCCCTACAGCCTCAGCAGCATGGCCACTGCGCAGGCCGCACACATTCCCGGAGACCGATTGGCCAAGACCGTCCTGCTGGAAGACGGCAGCGGCTACGTCGCAGTCGTGATTCCTTCGACTCACCACCTGAAACTGTCGGAGATCTGCGAGCAGACCGGCCGCAAGCTGTCGCTGGCGCATGAGGATGGCGTGCGCGAAGTGTTCCGCGACTGCGACCACGGCGCGATCCCGCCGGTTGGCATGGCGTACGGCACGCAGACCTGGCTCGACGACAGCCTGCTGACGCACCCCGACGTCTACTTCGAGGCGGGCGACCACCAGGAACTGGTGCACATGAGCACCGGGCAGTTCCTCGACCTGATGGCCGACGCGCGGCGCGGGCATTTTGCGCACAGGATGATGTAGACCGGGCATGCCTTGGCAGGCCACGCGGCCGGCGCTTGCCGGCCGCTTTTCTTTGCGTTGGCGATCGCTTCGCCAAGCCGCTCACGCGCGGATGGCAAAAAGCTGCCGCCGCCGGCCACGCTGACCGGCGAAGAATCTTCGCTCACCTCGCGGACCCGGCCCCGTCAGGGCAATGACAGCCCTGACGGGACCCGGCGACCGCTCAAGCGACGTCGAACCGGTCGAGGTTCATCACCTTGACCCAAGCGGCGACGAAGTCCCGGACAAACTTCTCCTGCGCGTCCTCGCTTGCGTAGACCTCGCAAAGCGCCCGCAACTGGGCATGCGAACCGAACACCAGATCGACCCGGGTACCGGTCCACTTCTTCGCACCGGTCTTGCGGTCAAGCCCCTCGAACACGTCGCGGGCTTCCGACAGCGGCTTCCATTCCGTGCGCATGTCGAGCAAGTTGCGGAAGAAGTCGTTGGTCAGCGTTTCCGGCCGGTCGGTGAAGACGCCATGCGCATCCTGCCCGGTATGGACGTTCAGCACGCGCAGCCCGCCGATCAGCACCGTCATCTCGGGCGCGGTCAGGGTCAGCAATTGCGCCTTGTCGATCAGCAGCGCCTCCGCCGGGATGCTGTACTTCTGCTTGAGGAAGTTGCGGAAGCCGTCTGCCTTCGGCTCGAGCGCACCGACCGATTGCACGTCGGTCTGTTCCTGCGAGGCGTCCATGCGGCCCGGCGTGAATGGTACGGTCACGCGATGGCCGGCCTTCTGCGCCGCCTGCTCGATCCCGGCACCGCCGGCCAGCACGATCAGGTCGGCGAGCGAAATTTTCTTGCCGCCGGACTGCGCACCATTGAACTCAGCCTGGATCCCTTCGAGCACCTTCAGCACCTTGGCCAGCTTCTCGGGTTCGTTGGCTGCCCAGTCCTTCTGCGGCGCCAGGCGGATGCGCGCCCCATTGGCGCCACCACGCTTGTCCGAACCGCGGAAGCTGGAGGCCGAGGCCCAGGCGGTCTGCACCAGTTGCGAGACCGGCAGCCCCGACGCCAAGATCTTCTGCTTGAGCGCGGCGATGTCCTGCTCGTTGACCAGCGGATGGTCGACCGCCGGGATGGGATCCTGCCAGATCAGCTCTTCGGCCGGCACTTCCGGGCCGAGGTAGCGGGCGCGTGGGCCCATGTCGCGGTGGGTCAGCTTGAACCAGGCGCGGGCAAAGGCATCGGCGAGCTGGTCAGGATTCTCCAGGAAGCGCCGCGAGATCTTCTCGTAAACCGGGTCCAGACGCAGCGAAAGATCCGTGGTCAGCATCGTTGGCCGCAGCTTCTTCGACGGATCGTAAGCGTGCGGAATGGTTTCCCCGCCATCCTTGGCCACCCACTGGTTGGCACCGGCGGGACTCTTGGTCAGCTCCCATTCGTGGCCGAACAGATTCTCCAGATAGCTGTTGCCCCACTTTGTCGGCGTATTGCTCCAGGTCACCTCCAGCCCACTGGTGATGGTGTCGGCGCCCTTGCCGGTGCCAAAGGTGCTTGACCATCCCAGGCCCTGGTTTTCAAGGTCGGCGCCCTCGGGCTCGGCCCCGATGTTGTCCCCGGCGGGACCGGCACCGTGCGTCTTGCCGAAGGCATGCCCGCCGGCAATCAGCGCGACGGTCTCCTCGTCGTCCATGGCCATGCGCGCAAAGGTTTCGCGGATATCGTGCGCCGCGGCGAGCGGGTCAGGGTTGCCTTCCGGGCCTTCCGGGTTCACATAGATCAGGCCCATCTGCACGGCGGCCAGCGGGTTCTCCAGGTTGCGTTCCTGGTCGGTGCGGCTGGCCTCGGCGCCATGCATTTCCTCGTCGGCGACGATCACGCCCTCGTCGTCGTACTTGCCGGCGGCACCCTTGCCGTAGCGAAAGTCACCGCCCAGCCAGGTCTTTTCATTGCCCCAGTACACATCCAGGTCCGGCTCCCAGGTGTCTTCGCGGCCACCGCCGAAGCCGAAGGTCTTGAAGCCCATGGTCTCGAGCGCGACGTTGCCGCTCAAGATCATCAGGTCGGCCCAGGAGATCTTCTGGCCGTACTTCTGCTTGATCGGCCATAGCAGGCGGCGCGCCTTGTCCAGGCTGACGTTGTCCGGCCAGCTGTTGATCGGCGCGAAACGCTGCTGGCCGCGCCCACCGCCGCCACGGCCATCGCCAATGCGGTACGTGCCGGCACTATGCCAGGCCATGCGGATGAGCAGCGGGCCGTAGTGGCCGAAGTCCGCCGGCCACCAGTCCTGCGATTCAGTCATCAGCGCCGCCAGGTCCTTCTTCACCGCCGCCAGGTCGAGGCTCTTGAAGGCTTGCGCATAGTTGAAGTCCGCCCCCAGCGGGTTGGACTTGCTGGAATGCTGGCTGAGCAGGTCCAGGCGCAGTTGCTTTGGCCACCAGTCGCGATTGGTCGTACCGCCGCCAGCGGTATGGGTGACGGGACACTTTGCTTCGTTTGACATGCGTTCTCTCCTTGTGGGACGTACTGAACACACCTGCAGCGATGGCGCGGGAGGTCGTTGTTGCATCAGCGATCCCGCTCCGGCGGATCTTGCGGATCCACGCCGGGAATCTCCTTCAAAAGCATGCCGGCTGATGACTGCCGGTGCGCTGGGCATGCTCCGACGCGGTAGCGTCGGGCGCCGCCCCATGGCAATGCGGCCGCGGCAGCGGCAGTCCGCAACCCAAATATATGCACAGCTGAGCGCCAGGAGAATGCGTTTCTGACTATCCTCCCGATAGATCCCGGTTATGGCGTGGACGCAACCCGCACTAGGCGCCGAACAGCTCGCTGCAGGCCGCCCGTACCGCCGCGGTCACCTGCCCGCGCCCGTGGTCGCGCCGTTCCAGCATGCCGATGTGACGCATCACCGGCTCGCCGTTGACCAGCAGCGGCAGGATGCGCAGCGCCTCGTCGTCGCGCCAGCGCGCGCGGCGCAGCAGCGGCACCACGGTCACGCCGACTTCCTGCCGCACCAGCTCCACCAGCGCCTCGATCGCGTTCAGCTCAAGGAACTCGTTGACCTTCAGGTGCGCGCGGCGCAGCGCGCGCTCGACCAGCACGCCGGTGCGCTGGCTGCGGTCGAAGCGCAGGTAGGGATTGGTGGCAAGCGCCTCGCGCGCATCGCGGCCCGGGCTGCCGCGTGCCGCGATCGCCACCAGCGGCTCCTGGTACAGCGGCGTCCAGCGCAGCGTGCCGGGCACGCGCGCGGCGCCCTCGACCAGGATGGCGGCATCCAGCTCGCCGGCCTCGACCTGCGCCGCCAGCTCGATCGACTTGGCGCCGACCAGGCGCACGTCGAGCGCAGGATAAGTGCGCTTCATATGCGCCACCGCATGTGATAGCCCGCCCATCACCGACACCACCGCACCCACCGCCACCGCGCCCGCCATGGCCTGGTCCGAGGCCAGCGGCAGCCGCATCTCGTCATACAGCGCCAGCATGCGCCGCGCCTGCGGCAGCAGCGCGCGGCCGTCGGCATTGAGCACGGCCACGCGGCCGTTGCGGTCGAACAGCTCGCGGCGCAGCTCGGTCTCCAGTGCGCGCATCTGCAGGCTGACGGCGGCCTGGGTCAGTGCCACCTGGCCGGCGGCGGCGGCAAAGGAGCCGTGCTCGGCCACGGCAACGAAGGTACGGAGAAAGCGGACAGTACTCATCGGTGCACACAAGAGAAGAGTCAGGCATATGCCGGCAAGGCGCGATTCTTAAGATTTCCTTGTGACATTGGAAAGAAATATTAGCTTTCTTTGTGTCCGGCAGCACGGAATAATGAAGGCCGGCTCATGAATCGGGGCCAATCGCCTGACACCGGAGACAAGTATGAAATCCTGGCTGCGCCGCTTCGGCATCGGCCTTGGCTGCGGGCTTTGCCTGGCCGCCACGCCCGCACTGGCCGACACCTATCCCAGCAAGCCGATCCGCCTGATCGTGCCCTTCCCGGCCAGCGGCGCGACCGACCTGCTGGCACGCGCCATCGCGCAGAAGGTGGGCACCAGCATGGGCCAGCAGATCGTGGTCGACAACCGCCCCGGCGCCGGCGGCGCGATCGGCTCGGACATGGCCGCCAAGGCTGCGCCCGATGGCTATACGCTGCTGATCGCCACCACCAGCACGCATTCGATCGGGCCGTATATCAACACCCGCCTGCCGTACAACACCGAGACCGACTTCACCCCGGTCAGCCAGGTGGCGATCGCCACCAACCTGCTGGTGGTGCCGAACAGCCTGCCGGCGAAGAACGTGCGCGAGCTGATCGACTATGCCAAGAAGCATCCCGGCGAACTGAACTACGCCTCCAGCGGCAACGGCACCGTGGTGCATCTGACCGCCGAGGCCTTCAAGGCGCAGGCGGGCGTGTTCATCACCCACATTCCCTACCGCGGCACCGCGCTGGCCGTGCCGGACCTGATCTCGGGCAAGGTGCAGGTGCTATTCGACAGCATCGTGTCGGGCCTGCCGCATGTGAAGGACGGCAAGCTCAAGGCACTGGCGGTGACCAGCGCCAAGCGCTCGCCGCTGGCGCCGGAAATCCCCACGGCGAGTGAGTCGGGCCTGCCCGGCTTCGAGTCCGATACCTGGTTCGGCATCTATGGCCCCAAGGGCCTGCCGGCGGATATCGTCAACCGCCTGAATGCAGAATTCAACAAGGCCATCCAGTCGCCCGAGGTCAAGGAACGCCTGGGCAAGCTGGGCGCCGAGCCGGTCGGCGGCACGCCGGCGCAGTTCGCCGCGATGGTGAAGAAGGACAGCGCGCGCTGGGGCAAGCTGATCAAGGATCGCAAGATCACGGCAGAATAAGGGCCGCTGAGCGCCCAAGCACAAGGACACAGACAAGCATGCAGAACTTCAACTGGACCAACCCCTACCCCTCCGTGCGCATCCCGCTGTTTGCGCGCAACGTGGTCTCCACCTCGCACCCGCTGGCCGCGCAGGCCGGCCTGCGCATGCTGCTCAAGGGCGGCAATGCGGTCGATGCCGCCATCGCCGCGGCCGCCGCAATCACCATCGTCGAGCCGGTGTCGTGCGGCCTGGGCAGCGATGCCTTTGCCATCCTGTGGGACGGCAAGGAACTGCACGGCCTGAACTCATCGGGCGTGGCCCCGGCGGCGTGGAGCCCGGAGTACTTCAAGAACAAATACGGCACCGATGCCAACGGCCTGGCCAACCGCCCGATCCGCGGCTGGGACTCGGTCACCGTGCCCGGCGTGGTCGCCGGTTGGGCCGCATTGCATGAGCGCTTCGGCAAGCTGCCGTTCGCCGACCTGATGGAGCCGGCGATCGAGATCGCCGAGCGCGGCTATGCCGTGCCGCCGGTGGTGGCGCACAAGTGGGCCGCCGCGGTGCCTGAACTGAAGGACCAGCCCGGCTATGCCGAGACCTTCATGCCCAATGGCCGCGCCCCCGCCGTGGGCGAGAAGTTCACCATGAAGGCTGCCGCCGAAACCCTGCGCAAGATCGGCGCGACCCGTGGCCGCGCCTACTACGAAGGCGAGATCGCCGAGCAGATTGCCGCCTTCAGCCAGCAGTGCGGCGGCGCCATGACGCTCGATGATCTGCGCAACTACCGCCCCGACTGGGTCAAGCCGATCAGCAAGTCCTACCGCGGCTACGAGCTGCACGAGATCCCGCCCAACGGCCAGGGCATTGCCGCGCTGATCGCGCTGGGCATCCTGGACCAGTTCGACATGTCGTCGATCCCGGTGGATTCGGTCGACTCGCAGCACCTGCAGATCGAGGCAATGAAGCTGGCCTTTGCCGACCTCTACCGCTACGTGGCCGACCCGCGCAGCATGGAAGTCACGCCGGAAGAAATGCTCGATGACGCGTACCTGAAGTCGCGCGCGAAGCTGATCGACATGCAGCGCGCCACGCATTTCAACTTTGGCATGCCCAAGGTCGGCGGCACCATCTACCTGACCGCCGCCGACGAGAACGGCATGATGATCTCGTTCATCCAGTCCAACTACATGGGCTTCGGCTCGGGCGTGGTGGTGCCGGGCACCGGCATCAGCCTGCAGAACCGCGGCGTGGGCTTCTCGATGGATCCGAAGTCGGCCAACGTGGTCGCGGGCGGCAAGCGTCCGTTCCACACCATCATCCCGGCCTTCCTGACCAAGGACGGCCAGCCGGTGATGAGCTTCGGCGTGATGGGCGGCGACATGCAGCCGCAGGGCCACCTGCAGACCGTGGTGCGCATGCTGGATTACAACCAGCAGCCGCAGGCCGCGTGCTGCGCGCCGCGCTGGAAGGTCAACCGCGACTTCACGCTGGATGTGGAAAGCACCATGGACCCGGCCACGGTCGAGGGCCTGAAGGCGCGCGGCCACCAGCTCAAGTCGGTGGACGATCCGTACATGGACTTTGGCTCGGGCCAGTTCATCTGGCGCCTGTCGGACGATGCCGAGCACGGCTATGTCGCGGCCAGCGACAGCCGGCGCGATGGCCAGGCGGTGGGGTTCTGAGCCGGCTGACTCAGTTGCCTGCGCCAGCGATACGCCCGGGTCCGCCCGGGCGTTTTTCATGGTGCGGCAGAATTGTCCGCAACTGGCCCGCCCGCGATCGGCCCAACTGTGCATGGTGTGTCCGCGCCCGCTCCGTACACTGGTGACCCACCAGCCTCCGGAGACCCCCGCGCCATGACCACCTACGCTTTCCGCCTGCTCAACGTCTTTGCCGAATCCACCTTCGGTGGCAATCCGCTGTGCGTGTTCGAGGATGCGCGCGGCATGGACAATGCCACCATGCAGGCGCTGGCGCTGCAGTTCAACCTGTCGGAGACCACCTTTATCCTGCCGTCGGAGCGTGCCAGCGCGCGGGTGCGCATCTTCACGCCGGGCTATGAAATGCGCTTCGCCGGCCATCCGACGCTGGGCACCGCGCACGTGGTGCGCGAACTGACCGGCACCGGCGACGCGCTGACGCTGGAGTTCCCGGCGGGCGTGGTGCCGGTGACCGCGCAGGGCGATGTCTGGACCTTCACCGCCCCTCACAACGGCAAGCCGAAGACTGCGCCGGCCGGCCTGCCCGATGCCGACATGGCCAGCCTGCTCGGCCTGCAGGAACGCGATCTGCTGGTGTCGCCGATGTGGGTCGACACCGGCGCCGATCAGCTGCTGGTGGCAGTGCGCAGCACCGATGCCGTGCGCCGCGCCAATCCCGACAGCGCGCGCCTGCAGATCTGGCCGCAGAGCAGCCTGGGCCGCAAGACCGCCTACGTCTTTGCC harbors:
- a CDS encoding DUF2214 family protein translates to MLTDAILAFLHFLAIFVLITLMAAEAVVLRPEITPAAVRRLSLYDLFYFLSAMVVLGTGLLRLFYGAKGVDFYLHNPWFHAKVGVFVLIALCSLPPTFAIARWRKQARRLPDYVPPPSELKAARRWVMIEAHLLILLPLCAVMMARGIGAR
- a CDS encoding tripartite tricarboxylate transporter substrate binding protein, producing MLKKLLAAALTAALLPAAAVAATNAYPTKPVRFVVPYPAGGPLDTVARAIGEKLRDSLGQPVVVENKPGAGGNLGADYVAKQPADGYTIVMGAVATHAINPTLFSKMPYDPVKDFAPITLVADVPNVLVMHPGKAAELHINNLRDLVAYARKNPGKLDYASGGNGSAGHLSGELFKSMAKISMVHIPYNGASPAQLSVLSGQTDLIFDNLASASANIKAGKLKAFAVTTASRAAAFPELPTIAEAGKGLGLEGFDISTWFGVFAPANTPREIVERLNHEIVAILKTDEMKARLARIGAQPAPTTPEQFAALIQRELKKYAQIVKVSGAKVD
- a CDS encoding potassium/proton antiporter codes for the protein MESIDHVILIGAVVMSLGIVLGAFSARLGVPFLLVFLAVGMLAGVDGPGGIRFSDTWLSFLVGNLALAVILLDGGLRTRFATFRVALKPSLSLATVGVLVTAALVGVFAAWLLGIDWRLGLLLGAIVGSTDAAAVFSMLNSSGIRLKDRVASVLEIESGINDPMAIFLTLTLIEWLTAPDGLTPLGLVTRLLVQFGVGGLLGLALGYCLARVLERIRVAEGLQAILLCSGGAMVFALVQSAGGSGFLAVYLTGMLIGNRERAVTSDTMRAMDGMAWLAQSAMFLLLGLLVAPHRIWEVAGPAVAVAAFLMLVARPVAVWLALLPFRFNARETGFIAWMGLRGAVPIVLALFPLLREVPQAGLLFRIAFAVVLASLLFQGTTVSVAARLARVRRPGYPEPLARSRLRGTRAPILEVMQFEVGPNAPVENVRADQLELPPRCRLLTVARDDALAALDQTVLRAGDSVSVLAPVTTLPMLSALFQALGRAPTWEQASHDFLLSGDALLRDVAVLYGTRALTPQEAPLTLEAAMLRAFTSPPVEGDSVEIAGLPLTVTRMEGAQILQVGLLLPRLEGDSGGRLWPRRKKDGGARSGEGAEAE
- a CDS encoding tripartite tricarboxylate transporter TctB family protein codes for the protein MRIRSQKDFASGLLFILVGFGFSWVARGYSMGTAAKMGPGYFPFWLGIVLALLGALVLWGSLSSKMEEDNLARWDIKTLLWILGSVVLFGLLLKPLGMVLSVLVLVLVSSMASHEFSWKGAILNSIILVLISLGAFVYGINLQMPVWPAFLAS
- a CDS encoding tripartite tricarboxylate transporter permease codes for the protein MELLANLGLGFSTALTFQNLAYAFLGCVLGTLIGVLPGLGPLATIAMLLPVTYTLPPVAALIMLAGIYYGAQYGGSTTAILVNLPGESSSVVTTIDGYQMARRGRAGVALATAGLGSFFAGCVATLILAAFAAPLSELAFKFGPAEYFSLMVLGLIGAVVLASGSLVKAIAMIVLGLLLGLVGTDVNSGAARFSFDVPELTDGLNFVSVAMGVFGFAEIIANLEQKEHRETFTDHITNLFPTKEDFKRMIPAVLRGTILGSALGILPGGGAALASFAAYSLEKKTSKYSHEFGKGAIEGVAGPESANNAAAQTSFIPLLTLGIPPNAVMALMVGAMTIHNIQPGPQVMTSNPALFWGLIASMWIGNFMLIVLNLPLIGIWVKLLKVPYRYLYPAILTFCCIGVYSVQNTTFDVFQTAAFGVIGYLFIKLKCEPAPLLLGFVLGPMMEENFRRSLLLSRGDFSVFVTRPLSLGLLIAAAVLVLVVAMPSIKSKREEAFQEE
- a CDS encoding aminoacyl-tRNA deacylase, which gives rise to MTMSTTLARCLSKKQSQFDTVRHPYSLSSMATAQAAHIPGDRLAKTVLLEDGSGYVAVVIPSTHHLKLSEICEQTGRKLSLAHEDGVREVFRDCDHGAIPPVGMAYGTQTWLDDSLLTHPDVYFEAGDHQELVHMSTGQFLDLMADARRGHFAHRMM